The Gordonia sp. KTR9 genome contains a region encoding:
- a CDS encoding winged helix-turn-helix transcriptional regulator, with product MSGSTNFEVSGYAGPSSEAEERARGLARSVFAVVSTKWGLTVLEEIRQRPRRFRELKRSIGTISDKVLTQTLRDLEAHGLIHRHDHRSANPRVDYTVTDAGRDLVTTVHGLCDWSRAHLDDLLDVPGSLDRA from the coding sequence ATGAGCGGCAGTACGAACTTCGAGGTGAGTGGGTACGCCGGGCCGTCGTCCGAGGCCGAGGAGCGGGCCCGGGGACTCGCGCGGTCGGTCTTCGCCGTGGTGTCGACGAAGTGGGGTCTGACCGTCCTCGAGGAGATTCGGCAGCGACCCCGCCGATTCCGCGAGCTGAAACGGTCGATCGGGACGATCAGCGACAAGGTGCTCACCCAGACGCTGCGCGACCTCGAAGCGCATGGACTGATCCATCGTCACGACCATCGCAGCGCGAACCCACGGGTGGACTACACGGTGACGGACGCCGGTCGGGACCTGGTCACGACGGTCCACGGTCTCTGCGACTGGTCGCGAGCGCATCTCGACGACCTGCTCGACGTGCCCGGTTCGCTCGACCGAGCGTGA
- a CDS encoding GNAT family N-acetyltransferase: MTAPQTYPDTSVLDNAMWESLIGPHAQFSEGTDLVRRYLPTVAPMIGIGDVDDPRAWTDLAALVGPEQEVAISHSGVVAPAGWTPVMGGLGVQMVATDRLRPRPFEEAVRLGAADVDDMLALIARTQPGPFLPETYRLGTYLGVRREGRLIAMAGERLHPPGWTEISAVCTDEEFRGQGLGSRLVLAVADGIHARGETPFLHAAASNVNAIELYKHLGFVIRTEITFTVLRSPAT, encoded by the coding sequence GTGACGGCGCCGCAGACATACCCCGACACCTCGGTCCTCGACAATGCGATGTGGGAGAGCCTGATCGGACCGCACGCGCAGTTCAGCGAGGGCACCGACCTGGTTCGTCGCTACCTGCCCACGGTGGCCCCCATGATCGGCATCGGCGATGTCGACGACCCCCGTGCGTGGACCGATCTCGCCGCGCTGGTCGGTCCGGAGCAGGAGGTGGCGATATCTCATTCCGGGGTTGTGGCGCCGGCGGGCTGGACGCCGGTCATGGGTGGGCTCGGCGTGCAGATGGTCGCCACCGACCGTCTGCGTCCCAGGCCTTTCGAGGAAGCGGTTCGGCTCGGTGCCGCGGATGTCGACGACATGCTCGCGCTGATCGCCCGCACCCAACCCGGGCCGTTTCTACCCGAGACCTATCGTTTGGGCACCTACCTCGGGGTTCGGCGAGAGGGCCGGTTGATCGCGATGGCGGGCGAACGCCTACATCCGCCGGGGTGGACCGAGATCAGCGCGGTGTGCACCGATGAGGAGTTTCGCGGGCAGGGCCTGGGCTCACGTCTGGTTCTGGCCGTCGCCGACGGAATCCATGCGCGTGGCGAGACGCCGTTCCTGCATGCGGCGGCGAGCAACGTCAACGCGATCGAACTGTACAAGCACCTCGGCTTCGTCATTCGTACCGAGATCACATTCACCGTCTTGAGGTCGCCCGCCACCTGA
- a CDS encoding NtaA/DmoA family FMN-dependent monooxygenase (This protein belongs to a clade of FMN-dependent monooxygenases, within a broader family of flavin-dependent oxidoreductases, the luciferase-like monooxygenase (LMM) family, some of whose members use coenzyme F420 rather than FMN.): MTRKPLREVRLGAISPGVNSTTVWSDHRAGSQIDFSSFVHLAKTAESAKFDFFFLAEGLRVREKNGLIYDLDVVGRPDTLPILAALAAVTENIGLIGTINATFNEPYEVARQFATLDHLTAGRAGWNVVTSSDAFTGANFRRGGFLPYEERYERAAEMLEVARALWDSWPDDAIVADGADGRFWSRPDIGSFAHSGKHFDVQGQFSVPASPQGYPVILQAGDAEAGRDFGGSYADGIFTMVRNLDDARKYYREVKARKVAIGGAPDDLLILPGATFALGDTTEEAHQNAAVIRRQQVSGATAIGYIEEVWNRDLSAYDPDGPLPAIEPALDADSIIQGKTRLTRDPVALIDEWRHLAETKNLSIRDLVVEVSAKQDFIGTPAEVAEQINHRVQTEAADGFILIPHLTPTGLDEFAAKVVPELQERGVFRTEYTGTTLRENLGLPAAPQRPWPSDHLSTQFPTTA, encoded by the coding sequence ATGACCCGCAAACCCCTGCGCGAGGTACGCCTGGGAGCGATATCCCCCGGCGTCAACAGCACGACGGTATGGTCCGACCACCGGGCGGGAAGCCAGATAGATTTCTCGAGCTTCGTTCATCTCGCAAAGACGGCGGAGTCCGCCAAGTTCGACTTCTTCTTCCTCGCCGAAGGCCTCCGGGTCCGGGAGAAGAACGGGCTGATCTACGATCTCGATGTTGTCGGCAGGCCGGACACCTTGCCCATCCTCGCGGCACTTGCCGCGGTGACCGAGAACATCGGCCTCATCGGGACCATCAATGCGACCTTCAACGAGCCGTATGAAGTGGCCCGGCAATTCGCCACTCTCGACCATCTCACGGCAGGGCGGGCGGGGTGGAATGTCGTCACCTCGTCAGACGCGTTCACCGGTGCGAACTTTCGGCGAGGGGGGTTTCTCCCGTACGAGGAACGCTACGAACGTGCCGCCGAGATGCTCGAGGTGGCGCGCGCGCTGTGGGACTCGTGGCCCGACGATGCGATCGTCGCCGACGGAGCCGACGGTCGGTTCTGGTCTCGGCCGGACATCGGCTCGTTTGCCCACAGCGGTAAGCACTTCGACGTTCAGGGCCAGTTCTCGGTTCCCGCGAGCCCGCAAGGTTATCCGGTCATCCTGCAGGCCGGGGACGCCGAGGCGGGCCGCGATTTCGGCGGGTCGTATGCCGATGGGATCTTCACGATGGTCCGGAACCTCGACGACGCACGGAAGTACTACCGGGAGGTCAAGGCACGCAAGGTGGCCATCGGTGGCGCACCCGACGACCTGCTGATCCTTCCGGGAGCAACGTTCGCCCTCGGCGACACCACCGAGGAGGCGCACCAGAACGCGGCGGTGATCCGGCGACAGCAGGTCAGTGGTGCGACTGCGATCGGGTACATCGAAGAGGTGTGGAACCGGGATCTCAGTGCCTACGATCCCGATGGGCCTCTGCCCGCGATCGAGCCCGCTCTCGACGCGGACTCGATCATCCAGGGCAAGACTCGCCTCACCCGGGACCCAGTCGCGCTCATCGACGAGTGGCGTCATCTCGCGGAAACCAAGAATCTGTCGATCCGCGATCTCGTCGTCGAGGTCAGTGCGAAACAAGACTTCATCGGCACCCCCGCCGAGGTCGCCGAACAGATCAACCATCGAGTGCAGACCGAGGCCGCCGATGGGTTCATCCTCATCCCGCACCTCACGCCGACCGGGCTCGATGAGTTCGCGGCAAAGGTCGTCCCCGAGTTGCAGGAACGCGGGGTCTTCCGCACCGAATACACGGGCACAACCCTTCGCGAGAACCTGGGGTTGCCCGCTGCACCGCAGCGACCATGGCCGAGCGACCATCTCTCGACTCAATTCCCGACGACTGCATAG
- a CDS encoding DsbA family oxidoreductase translates to MSAPITVDIWSDIACPWCYIGKRKFEAGLAEFAGRDEVEVTYHSFELAPDTPVDFDGSEIDFLVRHKGMPAGQVRGMLDQVREIAAGVGLDYDFDRLQHTKTLKAHEALHFAKAHGRQTDLAERLFKAYFEQGRHVGRAEELAELAADVGLERDAVLAALESGEYSAAVAADIDQARAYGISGVPFFVINGKYGVSGAQAPETFTQALDKVRAEAVDRV, encoded by the coding sequence ATGAGCGCTCCCATCACCGTCGACATCTGGTCCGACATCGCCTGCCCCTGGTGCTACATCGGTAAACGCAAGTTCGAGGCCGGACTGGCGGAGTTCGCCGGGCGTGACGAGGTCGAGGTGACCTACCACAGCTTCGAGCTCGCCCCCGACACACCGGTCGACTTCGACGGCTCGGAGATCGACTTCCTCGTTCGGCACAAGGGCATGCCCGCCGGGCAGGTCCGGGGGATGCTCGACCAGGTCCGTGAGATCGCCGCCGGCGTCGGTCTCGACTACGACTTCGACCGGTTGCAGCACACCAAGACACTGAAGGCGCACGAAGCCCTGCATTTCGCGAAAGCGCATGGCCGACAGACGGATCTCGCCGAGCGCCTGTTCAAGGCGTACTTCGAGCAGGGGCGGCACGTCGGCCGCGCCGAGGAACTGGCCGAGCTGGCGGCCGATGTCGGCCTCGAGCGCGACGCCGTCCTCGCCGCGCTGGAGTCGGGGGAGTACTCCGCTGCCGTCGCCGCCGACATCGATCAGGCGCGGGCGTACGGGATCAGCGGTGTGCCGTTCTTCGTCATCAACGGCAAATACGGCGTCTCTGGTGCACAGGCGCCGGAGACGTTCACCCAGGCCCTCGACAAGGTCCGCGCCGAGGCGGTCGATCGTGTCTGA